Within Agarivorans litoreus, the genomic segment GACAAGTTAATGGAAGAAGCACTTGGCGATTACTTTGATTCACTACTTACAGAGTCTAAGCCCCCAGCGGATAAGCTACCCGAGGTAAAACCATCGACTCAAAACAAAGTGGCGCAACAATTAGAGCCGCAAACCAAACCACTAGCAGAATTGTTTGCTGAAGCTGAGCAACGTGTTGCAGCGGTTGCTGAAGCGCAACCAGTATTGTTACCGATTAAAGAGTTACCAGAACAAGCACCTGAAATTGAAGTAGAAGCCCACGTTGAGGTGATAGAGCAGCAGGCGGAAGAGCAAGAAGCTGTTGTTCAAACTGAGGCGGCGTTAGCGCCACAAGAAGAGCCAACTGCCGCAGAATGGCAAAACATTGATACTGATTACGACTTTCAGGTGCTATTTTTTGAAGTGGCAGGGGTAACTTTTGGTGTTCCTCTAACTCAGCTTGGAGGCATCCATAGGATTTCCGAAGTGAGTCCCTTGTTTGGTAAGCCCCCATGGTTTTCTGGCATCATGATAGAGCGCGAAGAAAAGCTCAGCGTAGTTGATACCGCAAAATGGGTAATGCCAAATCAGCCCTTTGAACCAGAGTACAAATATTTAGTTATGTTGGGTGAAAGTGCTTGGGGCTTAAGCTGCGAAAAACTATTTGGCACAGAACGACTAAACCGCGACGACGTTAAATGGCGGTCAACGCCTGGTCAAAGGCCTTGGTTAGCCGGAATGGTAAAGCAAAAAATGTGTGCCTTGTTGCATGTTGAAGAACTACAGCAAATGCTCGCAGATGGCGTAGATATCGAAGGACATTAAAAATCTGAGAGCCCGCTAGGCTTCTCAAATTGAAAAGGTAGGAAAATCTGCCATTTAGTTTTATAACATATAATATATACTGAATAATATGAGTTGCGAGATCCGATAGGACTCACGAATACTAAAAAGGACACGCAGATGAGCGAGCAGCGTAACATCGCAGAAAATATTGCCGAAGATGAAGTATTACAATGGGTGACTTTTCAGCTAGAAAGTGAAACCTATGGCATCAACGTAATGCAGGTGCAAGAAGTATTGCGTTATACCGAAATTGCCCCAGTGCCGGGTGCACCAAATTATGTATTAGGCATTATTAACTTGCGTGGTAATGTGGTTACAGTTATTGATACCCGTTCACGTTTTGGTTTACCTTCTTCTGATATCACTGAGAATTCACGAATTGTTATTATTGAAGCAGAATCTCAAGTGATTGGCATCCTCGTAGATAGTGTGGCCGAAGTGGTTTACTTGCGTTCATCGGAAATAGACACCGCACCAAATGTTGGTACCGAGGAAAGTGCTAAGTTTATCCAAGGGGTGAGCAACCGAGATGGACAGTTACTCATTTTGGTAGACCTTAACAAACTACTTTCTGATGAAGAGTGGGACGAAGTAAGTTCACTATAAATGGATTGGATTAATCTGATTGCTCTAGTGGTAACTGTTGTTTGCCTTGTTGGTGCTATTTGGTTTAGCAACAAGGCTCAGCAACAAGCTCAAGCCAACGAACAAAAGATGGATAGCTTAGAGCTTGTGACTAAAAACCTTCTTCAGTCACACCGTGTGGTTGAAAAGCAATTACAAGAAATTCATCAAGCCAATGCCTCTTTGGTCGGTGAGCTAGAGCGTCAAAGTGAGCAAGTTGAGCAAGCTTTTCTTAAAACGTCGCAAATCCAATCCCAGGATCCTGATAGTAAATTGTATACCCGAGCGGTAAAACTGGTTGAGTTAGGTGCTGATTTGGACGAGGTAATGCGTGAGTGCGAGCTACCAAAGGCAGAAGCTGAGTTATTACTAAGTTTACGTAATAAGATGAAAGGGCAAGTGAGTTAATTTAGAGTTAGTTGCCTGTTGCTGTAGGTACTAGGTAACCAACTACGTTGGCTGATTTAGGTCCGGTATTGATTTGTGTGGTTTTCTCGTATTCGCTCCCTCCAATTTTGTTACTTGTATTGCAAAGCGCTGTAAACAAGGCGTTAATCCATCCCTTCAATCTAGTTTTTAGGTTTAGCTGTGTTAACATCCAAGCCAATATGTCTGGCAAGAATATGGCTGAATGTTAAACGTTAATAGACTGTGTTGCGTGCGCGAAGAGCGAGTACTTTTCGACGACTTGTCTTTTACTTTATCTCCCGGGGAAATTTTGCAAGTTGCTGGGCCAAATGGGGCCGGTAAAACCAGCTTGTTGAGGTTAGTCTCAGGCTTGTCTCGCCCTGAAAGCGGAGACATATTGTGGCAAGGTGAGGCGATTTCTCAGGTGGTAGAGCAATATTACCAACAGTGCCTTTATCTGGGGCATCAAGCAGGCGTAAAAGCAGAACTAAGTGCATTAGAAAACCTGCGCTTTTATTTGGGGCTGGCAGGTGAAAACATAGTGCAAGAGCAACTTTATGCGTTGTTAACCCGGGTGGGATTAGCAGGTTTAGAAGAGGAACCCGTTGCTCACCTTTCTGCAGGACAACAGCGCCGAGTTGGCCTCTCTAGGTTATGGTTGGTTTACCGCAAACTGTGGATCCTTGATGAACCTTTCACTGCAATTGATAAACAAGGCGTAGCGTACTTGGAAAAAGTCATATTGTCTCACGCTCAGAAGGGAGGGATGGTATTGCTGACGACTCACCAAGAGTTAAATATCCCGACCTCTGATTACCGAGTG encodes:
- a CDS encoding chemotaxis protein CheW, coding for MSEQRNIAENIAEDEVLQWVTFQLESETYGINVMQVQEVLRYTEIAPVPGAPNYVLGIINLRGNVVTVIDTRSRFGLPSSDITENSRIVIIEAESQVIGILVDSVAEVVYLRSSEIDTAPNVGTEESAKFIQGVSNRDGQLLILVDLNKLLSDEEWDEVSSL
- a CDS encoding chemotaxis protein CheW; the protein is MNSDKLMEEALGDYFDSLLTESKPPADKLPEVKPSTQNKVAQQLEPQTKPLAELFAEAEQRVAAVAEAQPVLLPIKELPEQAPEIEVEAHVEVIEQQAEEQEAVVQTEAALAPQEEPTAAEWQNIDTDYDFQVLFFEVAGVTFGVPLTQLGGIHRISEVSPLFGKPPWFSGIMIEREEKLSVVDTAKWVMPNQPFEPEYKYLVMLGESAWGLSCEKLFGTERLNRDDVKWRSTPGQRPWLAGMVKQKMCALLHVEELQQMLADGVDIEGH
- a CDS encoding DUF2802 domain-containing protein codes for the protein MDWINLIALVVTVVCLVGAIWFSNKAQQQAQANEQKMDSLELVTKNLLQSHRVVEKQLQEIHQANASLVGELERQSEQVEQAFLKTSQIQSQDPDSKLYTRAVKLVELGADLDEVMRECELPKAEAELLLSLRNKMKGQVS
- the ccmA gene encoding cytochrome c biogenesis heme-transporting ATPase CcmA → MLNVNRLCCVREERVLFDDLSFTLSPGEILQVAGPNGAGKTSLLRLVSGLSRPESGDILWQGEAISQVVEQYYQQCLYLGHQAGVKAELSALENLRFYLGLAGENIVQEQLYALLTRVGLAGLEEEPVAHLSAGQQRRVGLSRLWLVYRKLWILDEPFTAIDKQGVAYLEKVILSHAQKGGMVLLTTHQELNIPTSDYRVLEIKPAFEEAV